The following proteins are encoded in a genomic region of Oncorhynchus kisutch isolate 150728-3 linkage group LG4, Okis_V2, whole genome shotgun sequence:
- the LOC109888756 gene encoding homeobox protein Nkx-6.2 isoform X2 produces the protein MLAVGQMDANRQSAFVLGSTPLAALHNMTEMKTSLFPYTLQNHAGFKAHSLTHLNSQLALGTPHGISDILGRPINSAGQLLSGFPRINGLATTAGMYFNPAAVSRYPKPLTELPGRAPIFWPGVMQSSPWRDPRVPCPTQANMMLDKDGKKKHSRPTFSGQQIFALEKTFEQTKYLAGPERARLAYSLGMTESQVKVWFQNRRTKWRKRHAAEMATAKKKHDSETEKMKESSDNEDDDEYNKPLDPNSDDEKITRLLKKHKATNLSLISPCSNSSDTL, from the exons ATGTTAGCTGTTGGGCAGATGGATGCTAACCGGCAGAGTGCTTTCGTCCTAGGCAGTACACCGCTGGCAGCATTGCACAACATGACCGAGATGAAGACGTCTTTATTTCCCTACACTTTGCAGAATCATGCGGGCTTCAAGGCGCATTCTCTTACTCATTTGAACTCACAGCTTGCCCTGGGGACACCACATGGAATTAGCGATATCTTGGGTAGACCTATCAACTCAGCTGGACAGCTGCTCTCTGGCTTTCCAAGGATAAACGGCTTGGCCACCACCGCAGGAATGTACTTTAACCCAGCGGCGGTTTCTCGGTACCCGAAGCCCCTGACGGAGCTCCCAGGGAGAGCACCCATATTCTGGCCTGGAGTGATGCAGAGCTCCCCTTGGAGGGATCCTCGAGTGCCCTGTCCTA CTCAAGCAAACATGATGCTCGACAAGGATGGAAAGAAAAAACACTCCAGACCAACTTTTTCTGGACAGCAAATTTTTGCATTGGAGAAAACCTTTGAACAGACGAAATACCTTGCTGGCCCAGAACGAGCTCGACTGGCTTACTCTTTGGGAATGACTGAAAGTCAAGTCAAG GTATGGTTTCAAAACAGGAGAACCAAATGGCGGAAGAGACACGCAGCAGAAATGGCAACAGCCAAAAAGAAACATGACTCTGAAACTGAGAAGATGAAGGAAAGCTCGGACAATGAGGATGATGACGAGTACAACAAACCTCTGGACCCAAATTCGGATGACGAAAAAATCACGAGACTTCTGAAAAAGCACAAGGCTACAAACCTTTCCTTGATCAGTCCATGCAGCAATAGCTCGGACACCTTGTGA
- the LOC109888756 gene encoding homeobox protein Nkx-6.2 isoform X1 — protein sequence MLAVGQMDANRQSAFVLGSTPLAALHNMTEMKTSLFPYTLQNHAGFKAHSLTHLNSQLALGTPHGISDILGRPINSAGQLLSGFPRINGLATTAGMYFNPAAVSRYPKPLTELPGRAPIFWPGVMQSSPWRDPRVPCPNSSIFFVAQANMMLDKDGKKKHSRPTFSGQQIFALEKTFEQTKYLAGPERARLAYSLGMTESQVKVWFQNRRTKWRKRHAAEMATAKKKHDSETEKMKESSDNEDDDEYNKPLDPNSDDEKITRLLKKHKATNLSLISPCSNSSDTL from the exons ATGTTAGCTGTTGGGCAGATGGATGCTAACCGGCAGAGTGCTTTCGTCCTAGGCAGTACACCGCTGGCAGCATTGCACAACATGACCGAGATGAAGACGTCTTTATTTCCCTACACTTTGCAGAATCATGCGGGCTTCAAGGCGCATTCTCTTACTCATTTGAACTCACAGCTTGCCCTGGGGACACCACATGGAATTAGCGATATCTTGGGTAGACCTATCAACTCAGCTGGACAGCTGCTCTCTGGCTTTCCAAGGATAAACGGCTTGGCCACCACCGCAGGAATGTACTTTAACCCAGCGGCGGTTTCTCGGTACCCGAAGCCCCTGACGGAGCTCCCAGGGAGAGCACCCATATTCTGGCCTGGAGTGATGCAGAGCTCCCCTTGGAGGGATCCTCGAGTGCCCTGTCCTA ACTCTTCAATCTTTTTTGTAGCTCAAGCAAACATGATGCTCGACAAGGATGGAAAGAAAAAACACTCCAGACCAACTTTTTCTGGACAGCAAATTTTTGCATTGGAGAAAACCTTTGAACAGACGAAATACCTTGCTGGCCCAGAACGAGCTCGACTGGCTTACTCTTTGGGAATGACTGAAAGTCAAGTCAAG GTATGGTTTCAAAACAGGAGAACCAAATGGCGGAAGAGACACGCAGCAGAAATGGCAACAGCCAAAAAGAAACATGACTCTGAAACTGAGAAGATGAAGGAAAGCTCGGACAATGAGGATGATGACGAGTACAACAAACCTCTGGACCCAAATTCGGATGACGAAAAAATCACGAGACTTCTGAAAAAGCACAAGGCTACAAACCTTTCCTTGATCAGTCCATGCAGCAATAGCTCGGACACCTTGTGA